The proteins below come from a single Candidatus Methylomirabilota bacterium genomic window:
- a CDS encoding PIG-L deacetylase family protein: protein MTERIQHVLVVTAHPDDSEFGAGGTVAALTREGKTVTYCILTNGNKGSSDRTMTPERLVKIREEEQRNAARVLGVETIDFLGFPDCELENTRETRLAVTGAIRRHRPDLIICQNPNRTKNFGVSHRDHRVAADILLDCVYPLARDYMAFPELLAQGLEPHKVKEVHMMWWDDPEIVVDISETIDLKIKALLCHVSQIKDVAGMEKRVRERNAELGKSKGYVFAETFDRVVIDR, encoded by the coding sequence ATGACCGAGCGAATCCAACATGTCCTGGTTGTTACGGCGCATCCCGACGACTCCGAGTTCGGAGCGGGCGGCACCGTGGCCGCCCTCACGCGCGAAGGCAAGACCGTCACCTATTGCATTCTCACCAACGGCAACAAGGGCTCGAGCGACCGCACCATGACGCCGGAGCGGCTGGTCAAGATCCGTGAGGAGGAGCAGCGGAACGCGGCCAGGGTGCTGGGCGTGGAGACGATCGACTTTCTCGGATTTCCCGACTGCGAGCTCGAGAACACGAGGGAAACGCGCCTGGCCGTCACGGGCGCCATCCGGCGTCATCGGCCGGACCTGATCATCTGCCAGAACCCGAACCGTACGAAGAATTTCGGTGTGTCGCACCGTGATCACCGGGTGGCTGCTGACATTCTCCTGGACTGCGTCTATCCGCTCGCGCGTGACTACATGGCCTTTCCCGAGCTCCTGGCCCAGGGCCTGGAGCCGCACAAGGTCAAGGAAGTGCACATGATGTGGTGGGACGATCCCGAGATCGTGGTCGACATCTCGGAGACCATCGACCTCAAGATCAAGGCCCTCCTGTGCCATGTCAGCCAGATCAAGGACGTGGCGGGCATGGAGAAGCGCGTCCGCGAGCGCAATGCCGAGCTCGGCAAGAGCAAGGGCTATGTGTTCGCCGAGACCTTCGATCGCGTCGTGATCGATCGCTAG